The following coding sequences are from one Veillonella rodentium window:
- a CDS encoding sulfate adenylyltransferase subunit 1 — protein sequence MKSLLKFITCGSVDDGKSTLIGHLLYDSKLLYADQKEALELESKVGSRGGEIDYSLLLDGLMAEREQGITIDVAYRYFTTDHRSFIVADTPGHEEYTRNMAVGASFADLAIILVDARQGVLVQTRRHARICKLMGIEHFVFAINKMDLVGYDEARFNEIKDEVLSLQADLQLHQVELIPVSATEGDNITTLSVNTPWYTGSALLPYLESVDIEAKQEIGFYMPVQRVSRPDHTFRGFQGEIQSGSIRVGDDIKILPSGETAKVKSIVIGFDRVETANKNQPVSIQLDREVDVSRGCVLYKDVELTVSAKVDANLLWMDDSELSEGTEYWGSIGTKTVSAVVSKIRYKIDVNSGERLQADELHKNEMAHVVLKFQEPIAVDTFTAHKGIGEFILIDRVTHMTSACGIILARLDDNQELYTFVNGTVKARGDIFEEFFYDIEGFNINKVHIDNQVYHVGDVIPVQGESYVYPSDFDILILRDKVAITVRDKTITSIVPLRDYTYQNLPVLNGRGFSINIQNSAVYDIFAKSLDTDEAFTVEWYDTWLNFGTYRCIVFKK from the coding sequence GTGAAAAGTTTATTAAAATTTATCACCTGCGGCAGCGTAGATGATGGTAAATCTACATTAATCGGACATCTCCTATATGATTCCAAATTGTTGTATGCGGATCAGAAGGAGGCCTTAGAATTGGAAAGTAAGGTCGGTAGTCGCGGCGGTGAAATAGACTATTCCTTACTGCTGGATGGGCTAATGGCCGAACGGGAACAAGGCATTACTATTGATGTGGCGTATCGTTATTTTACTACAGATCATAGAAGCTTTATTGTGGCGGACACGCCAGGTCATGAAGAATATACACGAAATATGGCAGTAGGGGCTTCCTTTGCCGATTTAGCAATTATTCTTGTGGATGCCAGACAGGGTGTACTTGTACAGACAAGACGACATGCTCGTATTTGTAAGTTGATGGGTATTGAACATTTTGTATTTGCGATTAATAAAATGGACCTGGTTGGATATGATGAAGCCCGATTTAATGAGATTAAAGATGAGGTACTGTCCTTACAGGCCGACTTACAACTTCATCAAGTAGAATTGATACCCGTATCGGCTACGGAAGGCGATAATATAACTACATTGTCTGTTAATACACCCTGGTATACAGGCTCTGCATTATTGCCGTATTTAGAGTCCGTTGATATTGAAGCTAAACAAGAGATCGGTTTTTATATGCCGGTACAACGTGTATCAAGACCGGATCATACATTTAGAGGATTTCAAGGAGAAATACAATCCGGTTCCATTCGTGTAGGCGATGATATCAAGATTTTACCAAGTGGAGAAACAGCTAAGGTTAAATCTATTGTTATCGGATTTGATAGGGTGGAAACAGCGAATAAAAATCAGCCGGTATCCATTCAACTTGATCGGGAAGTAGACGTATCTCGTGGTTGTGTACTCTATAAAGATGTTGAGCTTACAGTAAGTGCAAAGGTTGATGCCAATCTGCTTTGGATGGATGACAGTGAGTTGTCAGAAGGTACCGAATACTGGGGAAGCATTGGTACAAAAACTGTATCTGCCGTAGTTTCTAAAATCAGATATAAGATTGATGTTAACAGTGGTGAACGACTTCAAGCTGATGAATTGCATAAGAATGAAATGGCTCATGTTGTGCTTAAATTCCAGGAGCCTATCGCCGTCGATACATTTACTGCCCATAAGGGCATTGGAGAATTTATCTTGATTGACAGAGTCACACATATGACGTCTGCATGCGGTATCATTTTGGCCCGACTTGATGATAATCAAGAATTATATACCTTTGTTAATGGAACTGTAAAAGCACGCGGTGATATATTTGAAGAGTTTTTTTATGATATTGAAGGGTTTAATATCAATAAAGTGCATATAGATAATCAGGTGTACCATGTAGGAGATGTGATTCCTGTACAAGGTGAAAGTTATGTATATCCATCAGATTTTGATATTCTCATACTGCGTGATAAAGTAGCGATTACGGTGCGGGATAAAACGATTACATCAATTGTTCCGTTGCGCGATTATACATATCAAAATTTACCGGTACTGAATGGTCGGGGGTTTTCCATTAATATCCAAAATAGTGCAGTATATGATATTTTTGCGAAGTCTCTTGATACAGATGAGGCCTTTACTGTTGAATGGTATGATACGTGGTTGAACTTTGGTACCTATCGTTGCATCGTATTTAAAAAATAA
- the thiW gene encoding energy coupling factor transporter S component ThiW, whose protein sequence is MKKLILAGICMALGVVLSTTFIPVGPARIFPFQHMINVLLAVLVGSRYAVGAAFGTSCLRNILALGSPLAFPGSMIGAWLSSVLYKRYNAIWAATLGEAIGTGLIGAIVSYPVANFLLGKPLSLLTLIISFFMSSVAGACIGFAVLQILFRRNILHKEA, encoded by the coding sequence ATGAAAAAGTTAATTCTCGCCGGTATTTGTATGGCTCTGGGTGTGGTATTGTCTACCACGTTCATTCCTGTAGGTCCGGCCCGTATCTTTCCGTTTCAACATATGATTAATGTTTTACTGGCTGTTCTTGTCGGTTCCCGCTATGCCGTGGGGGCGGCGTTCGGTACATCCTGCCTGCGGAATATACTGGCATTGGGCTCGCCGTTGGCATTTCCGGGCAGTATGATAGGGGCCTGGTTATCATCGGTTTTATATAAACGGTATAACGCTATATGGGCGGCGACTCTAGGTGAAGCCATCGGTACAGGTCTCATCGGTGCTATTGTCAGCTATCCGGTGGCCAATTTCTTATTAGGCAAACCGTTGTCCTTGTTGACCTTGATTATATCTTTCTTTATGAGTTCTGTTGCTGGTGCGTGCATTGGTTTCGCAGTATTACAGATATTGTTCCGTCGTAACATATTACATAAGGAGGCATAA
- the thiD gene encoding bifunctional hydroxymethylpyrimidine kinase/phosphomethylpyrimidine kinase yields MKLHTALSIAGTDPSGGAGIMADLKSFQTRHVYGMAIVTSVVAQNTTGVHHVEHVSLESIERQLSDVYSDIEPQAVKTGMIALPEMMDVIYPYLNQSIPYVMDPVMIATSGDRLVSDEAVNFLKTKLIPLAAVVTPNRSEAEVLADMPISGERDIAIAAKRILSDMGPQVVVIKGGHIGTGATDYAFTKKGEARSWTSPKYDTIHTHGTGCTFSAVITAELAKGHDVMDAIGIAKEYISLAIKHNPGLGHGCGPVNHMAMKL; encoded by the coding sequence ATGAAACTACATACTGCATTGTCCATAGCCGGTACGGACCCGAGCGGCGGAGCCGGTATTATGGCTGATTTAAAATCCTTTCAGACTCGCCATGTCTACGGTATGGCCATCGTTACCTCTGTAGTTGCTCAAAATACGACAGGCGTTCATCATGTGGAACATGTGTCTCTTGAAAGTATTGAACGGCAGCTGAGCGATGTTTATTCGGATATTGAGCCGCAAGCGGTCAAGACGGGGATGATTGCCCTACCGGAGATGATGGATGTGATCTATCCCTATTTGAATCAATCCATTCCGTATGTAATGGATCCTGTCATGATTGCTACCAGCGGAGATAGACTTGTGTCCGATGAAGCGGTCAATTTTCTGAAAACGAAGCTTATTCCCTTGGCTGCAGTGGTTACGCCGAATCGCAGTGAGGCGGAGGTTTTAGCGGATATGCCTATTTCCGGTGAAAGAGATATCGCTATTGCGGCAAAGCGTATATTATCGGATATGGGACCGCAGGTTGTCGTTATTAAGGGGGGACATATAGGAACAGGTGCGACGGACTATGCTTTCACAAAAAAGGGGGAAGCTCGCAGCTGGACGAGCCCTAAATACGATACAATTCATACGCATGGTACGGGTTGCACCTTTTCGGCCGTCATTACGGCAGAACTTGCCAAGGGGCATGATGTGATGGATGCAATCGGTATCGCAAAGGAGTATATTTCACTTGCCATTAAACATAATCCGGGGCTGGGACACGGTTGCGGTCCTGTTAATCATATGGCGATGAAGCTATAG